From the Palaemon carinicauda isolate YSFRI2023 chromosome 4, ASM3689809v2, whole genome shotgun sequence genome, the window ATTATCACTGAGGAACCAATATACTTGTGATTGGTTAGAAAATTAAAGTTTTTCTGTGTATCAACTTAGGTCCTAGCTAATGTTATCGTTACTATACAAAAGATGATGTAGTTAGGTCAAATATAACCACAGGTCACAATTTATCACCATTTTCAGATGTATTGTTAGAAAATAATTGTTACAACCCCATGTCAAAAGTAAAAGGATCCTTTAAGCTTAATCCCGTCACAAAATTAGTGGATAAAAACCAGATTTTAATCTAGCTCAATTAATACAGTAGTTGAAAGTACAGTAGTTGGATAAACTCTTCAAGAGTTATTGGAAAAAAATTCTGTCTTCATTATATGAGTAGCTAGCAATCCTTCTCTTATCTTACTGCTCGTTCAGTCATACTGTTTTGAAATTAATACCTGGTGTTTGGAGTATATGAACAAACAATCCcccattttatttctttcatttagaGGAATACGCTAACAATGAAAATTATTAGGGTATACTAAAATAATAGACCACTTTTCATTGAGTATCTAAGATATTGGTGGAATGGTAAGGACTTCCTATCACGATATTTTCCATTTTCAAAATCTTAATATGCCCACGACCGGAAAACCTGTCCACTTACTTTTCTGTTCAATGAAAGTTCAACTGGTCCAAGAGTGATCGCTGTTCTCAGTTCCTTCTTTCCATTCCTGTTGACAACCACAACATCGCCAGACCTCCGAATGGAAGAAAGTCCCTTAACGGTTGCTCGGGAAGTGCGTGCCTGGCCCTGTAATGAGACACGGTATTGTAAGACTGACCTTTAAATTCCAAGTTTCTTTTTTTCTACAACAATCATAATAGAAAATAGTTTAAGTAAACTCAGagaactgattttaaggtatagAGTGAAATAAAATTGATACATACTTTCACATCTAAAATATTTTTGCACATTGCTTAGAGCTTCAACACCATATTGTAAAATGATTGTGAGGATTTTGTGGGAGTAATATTGACCATTATTGAATTATATTAAGCACATTTGAAATTAATATTCTTTACAGAATATTAGCGTTACCATATTCAATGCAGCGAAAAATGGCTGATACGAGAGGCCACAGGGTCTCAAATGGATTCCTTAACtgttgccacatctccacagaACACCGGATGGCCTATTTTTCAACCCCGTTCCACCTCCTTAACTTTCATCTCTGtctgtctttttttctctctttctatataaatttgtgtatttccaAAATTGTAACACAATTTTGTTCCATACCaccactgaagcaaattgaaggaagTTTTCTTTGTAAAGGTTTCCCCTTACCCTAACCATGGAATATGAATGGGTCCCTCCCATGCACATGTGCCAGAGGTTACATATTCGCAATGAATGAGAACAAATCTGTAAGGGGGTTAATTTCTATGACATAGGAAGAGAAGACCTAATAGAGATAACGAAGTGTTAACTCAGAGAAGCAGTGTACTTTGGTTAAAGGAAGGGTAAGAAAAATAGGTAATGAATTAAAGAAATTGGTTTCCCGCCAAGTGAGTGTGGTGTGTGACTGTCTGTGGGGAGGAGGGGATGGGGTTGGTGTTCTCTGGGCAGGGAACCCCAAGGACAGTGAGCAACAGTAGGTTTATAGATTGAGCTGTGAAGAATGCAAAGCCTAGGCTGATGGGAAGGGATAAAGTatgcaagaaaaagaaacagaGTCTATGATAAAATGGAAAAGTGAACAACGTGGATGGTCGGTTAGAGTTACGTGAATGGTGATGGGGGGTGGGTGAGGGAGGTGAATGATGAGGAGGGGTAGAAGAAAGGCACAATTTGGGCATCATCATGAATAACAGGTGTAATAATGAATGAAAGCTAAATGTGATAATGTTATTAACAAAAACAGtcctatgaatatataaacaattgAGTGTCAGAAGGGATAACCAGAGAGAATTGTTGATAAATTGGAGGAGACAGACGGTGAGGGGGGAGTGGTTGGAGAGCAGACAACTTATCTATAGAGAGGTGGCATCAGTGCTCTCCTTTCTCAGTCATTTATTACTGTGTTGAGTATAGATAACATAACTTCTGATTGAATGCCTTACCCCCTTTGTTGATCTCTTGGTTTTCTTTCCACTCTTCTTTCCACCCTTCTTTCCACCCTTCTTTCCACCTTTCTTTCCTCCTTTCTTTGTACTTTTCTTTCCACCTTTCTTTCCTCCCTTCTTTTTGCCTCCCTTCTTCTTGCCTCCTTTCTTGGCAGCGCCCTTCCTACCACTTTTGGCTGGTTTGCCACGACGGGAAACATCTTCGGTATCAGAAGCAGCATCTTCAGCTTCGCGGGCGACTCGGACAAGAGATTCCTGCAAAGGATATATAATTTAGACCTATTGTGTCTTTGAtctttatatcaaacaatgctttaTTTGAATCCATACAAATCTATTCATAGAGGCAACTTATTCagattattttcattttgcttAAAAAACCATATTTTTGACTGCTAAGGCTACTAACCTCTTCAACTTCGTCATCCTCTTCATCAAgatcagtttcttcttcttcttcttcgtcaatcTCAAATACTTCGATTTCATCAACTTCCCTCTTGGCAACCTGGTGACTTTCTTCCTCCAGTGGGGTTACCTCCTCCAGTACTTCGGGCTCACTTTCTGATAGAGCGACCTCGTCTAAATCGAGGTCTTTTGGATGCCTTCCCTTCTTGGTTCCCTTGCCAGGTTTCTTTCCGTCCTTTTTGGCCTTTTTGGGTTTCTTCCTGCAAGCCAACACAGATATTAGAAATAAAGATCTAGTTTTTACAACGCAGATCAAAGAAAAGTTAAAGAAACCATTTACTCCTCCTATTTCATTATTCAGAAATGACATGTTAATTTTCTCACTTTTTATCATTCTTTGACTTCGAGGTCTTGCCCTTTTTAGCCTTTTTGGCCAGTCCAACGGAAAGAGGATCGAACTGGCTGCGGGCATAAGAGTTGAGTCTTCGAAGGAAGGCGTCAATGAAATTATTATAACGCGCTTGTTCTTTAGCGTCAATGGTGACAGCCTTTTCCTGCGCAACGTCTTCACCGCGAGCACCTATAATATAAAAATGGTTCTTGTAATATATCTTTGCAGTGCCAAGCCTGGAGTAAATCTACCATAGTTAGTAAGAATAACAGCAGAGACAAAAACAAAGATCCTTCACAAAAACGGTAAGAAATATGAAGTAGATTTCAAGAACACTTAAGATTTAAAGTATTTGAATGACAGGTAATTGGAGGGCAGCACTTGAGAGGAGAGGATTGAGAATAAGCAGTTCAAAGGCTGAATATATGTGTGGCAGTACAGTTGTTCAAGATTTGTGGTCCATAGTAGAGGCCAGTGGAAGCATGGATGAAGGGGTGAAACATCAGATCCAGACAGGATGAGAAAACGAAATCTGCATCTAGGGTTCTCTGTGATAAGAATGTTCCTCTGAAATTAAATTGAAATGTTTATAGGACAGCTATAAGACCAGAGATGTTagatggaacagaaacagcaagtatGAGGATAACAGAGGAGAAAATGAATATAGTAGAAATGAGAATACTGATATGGATATCTGGAGTAATAAGAGAGGATAAGATTCAAAATGAGCATATAAGAGGATCAACAAAGGTTGTTGAAGTATCAAAGAAAACAGAGGAGGAAAGCCTTAGATGGTTTAGACACTTGTTACGAAGAGATGAACATCATGTTGGAAGACATACGATGGAGTTTTtggtaaaagaaagaaatgaagaccaagaaagagatagcaggattgTGTAAGGAATGATTTGCTCTGGAAAAGTATTGACGAAAACGAAGCACAGAACAGAAATCGATGGAGATTACTTATTaataacggcgaccccatatagaaacaggattaatagagtacactaTTAATCCTTATAGAAATGTGTTAAAGATGGTAAGAAGAAGACGAAAGACACCACAAAGTAGACGATGCCATCGTGTATTTAATCGTACATTGAGAAGAAAAACAACTTTATCATCGAATTCAAAG encodes:
- the LOC137640189 gene encoding cylicin-2-like, whose protein sequence is MRYLLLAVVAGLAVLAVQISAQDTVPAHEEPAIEDDELEPSRVQMARALASLFDEEDYAEAAVEKENKRQARARGEDVAQEKAVTIDAKEQARYNNFIDAFLRRLNSYARSQFDPLSVGLAKKAKKGKTSKSKNDKKKKPKKAKKDGKKPGKGTKKGRHPKDLDLDEVALSESEPEVLEEVTPLEEESHQVAKREVDEIEVFEIDEEEEEETDLDEEDDEVEEESLVRVAREAEDAASDTEDVSRRGKPAKSGRKGAAKKGGKKKGGKKKGGKKGGKKSTKKGGKKGGKKGGKKGGKKSGKKTKRSTKGGQARTSRATVKGLSSIRRSGDVVVVNRNGKKELRTAITLGPVELSLNRKFGKGMSATTKEARAISPELTGKLYIQVAENGKVKVSKFYVARPAIVQVDGTLHKTDKDGKKDNNFMENSLNRISPIASHKLMVASRKILSTGEAKSNAEE